TTGAAAATGGTAGTTATAAATTGAATAAAGAAGAATCTCAATGATTTTTCTTTTAATCTCTTTTTTTTAAAAAATAGTGTGGTGTTTGGTAAAAAAGATATTTAGTATATCTTTTTCACGTCTTCAGGTTTAATTTTAATGTCTTTTCTTCTGTATCTTACAGAGATTTCATCACCGTTGATTGCATAAACCTGACTGGAATAAGTTTCTCCGTCATGTTTGAATATGATTTCATCTCCTTTTTTAAGAACCTCTTCTGAATTGTTGATTTGTATTTTAATGTTGTCTCTTGATGGTTTTGATTTAATCACATTGGTTTTTGGCTCAGCAACTTCAATTTTAGGAGCTGGGCTATTATGTGATTCAAATAATTTACGGGTATTTTCCTGTCTTATTGCTTCATCATAATCAGGTTCGTAATATTCTCCGAATTCATCATGAGTTTCATTGATGATTGGTGCATATTCATCTTCGTATTCGTTAACGTTTCTGATGTAGTTTTCTTCTAAATCAGCAATAGGATCAACTTCAGGCTCATGTTCTGGTCTTAATCTTTCTTTAACATCTTGGAAAAGTTTTGAACCTCTGATTGTATTTTTAATTTTATTTAAATCATTTCTGTAATCTAATTCATTGGCAGTTTCATCTTTAAACAGATTGGAATCATCTATTGGTGAGCCGAAGTTATCTTCACTTTCACCCACTTTTGTTGGTGTTTTAAGTGTTGGTTCTTTTATTTCTTCTTCAACACTTTCTTCCTGTGAATTTAATAAAGCATCAGTGATGTCATGGCTTTCTGAAATTTCTTCGATTTCTTTTTCTTCAACTTCCTGTGAAGCTGTAGTTATGGCTTCTTCAATGTCTTTTGGTGAAGCAACGGACGGTACTTCAGGTTTATTTTCACTTTCAGAAGCTTCTTCTTTAATAACATCTTCAATAGTTTCAACATCCAGAACCTCTTGAACGCTCTCTTCTTTAGGTTCTTCAGTTAATGCGTCTGCAATAGTTTCCTCTTTTGGTTTTTTAGTTATTGTGTCTGGGATTGTTTGTTCTTTTACTTCAGGAGTTACTGTTTTCTCTGAAGGTTCTGATTTTTCTTCACTTTCCTCAGAAATAATGTTTTCAATAGTCTCTGCTTGAGGTTTTTCATCTTCAATTACGTTTTCTATATTATTAACTTCTTCAGCATTATCAGGTTCTGATTCTTCGAGTATTTTTCCGATTTCCTCGTCAGCTAGAATTTCTTCGATGAGTTTATCTTCAATTTCCTCATTTTCTTTTCTTTTTCTAATGCTTTCTTTAAGTTCGTTTAACTCTTCATCTTCTTCATTGTTAATTCTCTGAGCTTCTTTTTCTCTTTCACTATCTTTTCTTTTAGATTCTTTGATTAATTCATCAATGGTAAATAAGTCTTTTAATTCGTGTTTTTCATTGTTGTCTTGAGTCATAATTTCTACCTGGTATTCTTTCATTGGTTCTTGAGTTTTCTTAATTTGATTTTCATAATTAATAAGTATCTGATTTTGAGATTCGTATTCGATATTTTTATAGTTGTTTTCTTCAACTTCTGTAATCGGATTATAATCTTCAATAACTTCTATTGAGTTAGGATCAGCCACATTCTCTTGAAATTGTTGGGAATAACTGGTGGAATGTTGTTGAGATGTATCCTCTGACCGGTTTGGCATTAAATTGTTAATAGATTCTTTAGAAAGAATTGGTTTTTCATCTTTTTCTAATTCTGCACCTCTATAATGTAATTTAACCAGTATGATGGCAATTACACCAATAATAAAAATTGTAATCCATAGTATAATTGTAGTTCCGTTCATTTTTCCCAACTTTTAAATTTAATTTATAGTATAATATATTATGTAAAATGCTTAATTTAAATATTTTCATGACTATTTAAATATATTGAAAATTTTCTTAATTTCTTAAAAAATAATTTAAAACTTATTATATCTATTGTAACGGGGTTTAATTAGCTTATTTAATAAATTAGCAGTATTATTTTGATTTTAAATTTTCAAAATATTTTTTTAATTTAATTCAAAATATGAATTTTTTGTGCATACATTCAATTTATATATTTTTAAATTATAATATAAATTAGATTAATAATTATGAGGAATCTATTATGGTTGTTAAAATTAATGAAAACTATCTTAAATTAAAAAGTAGTTACCTTTTTGTAGAAGTTGCAAGAAGGGAAGCAGAATTCAGAGAAGCACACCCTGATGCAGATGTAATTAAAATGGGAATCGGGGATGTAACAAAACCGTTAGCACCAGCTGTAGTAGAAGCATTTGGCAAAGCTGTAGATGAAATGGGAAATGCAGATACTTTCATGGGATATGGTCCTGAACAAGGTTACGAATTTTTAGCTGACGCTATTATCAAAAATGATTATGAACCGTTAGGCATTTCACTTGATACCAATGAAGTGTTTATCAGTGACGGAGCAAAATGTGATACAGGTAATATTCAGGAAATATTTGGCATTGACAATAAAATTGCTGTAACTGACCCTGTTTATACTGTTTATGTAGATACTAATGTAATGGCAGGAAGAACCGGCGAAATGGGTGAAGATGGAATGTATGAAGGTTTAACATACCTCAAATGTAATGCAGAAAATAATTTCGTCCCAGAACTTCCGGCTGAACCAGTAGATATCATTTATTTATGTTATCCTAACAACCCAACAGGCACTACTCTTACAAAAGATCAGTTAAAAGTATTTGTTGATTATGCAATCGAAAACAAAGCTATTATCTTATTCGATGCCGCTTATGAAATATTCATTAGAGAAGATAATGTTCCACACAGTATTTTTGAAATTGAAGGAGCAAAAGAAGTTGCAATTGAATTCAGAAGCTTTTCAAAAACTGCAGGATTTACCGGAACCCGTTGCGGATACACAGTTGTTCCTAAAGAATTAAAAGCATATGACAGTGAAGGAAATGCAGTTGACGTAAATCCTTTATGGAACAGAAGACAAACCACCAAATTCAACGGTGCTTCATATCCTGTACAAAGAGCAGCTGAAGCAGTTTTCTCTCCTGAAGGTAAAAAACAAATCAATGACGCTATCGATTATTATATGGAAAATGCCAAAATCATCAGGGAAAGCTTATCAGACATAGGTCTTGACGTATATGGTGGAGTAAGTTCACCTTATGTCTGGGTAAAAACTCCTAACGATATGGATTCCTGGGATTTCTTTGACATATTATTGAATGAGGCTAATATTGTTGGAACTCCAGGTTCCGGATTCGGTCCTAGTGGTGAAGGTTATTTAAGACTCACTGCATTCAATACTTTAGAAAATACAAAAGAAGCTATGGATAGAATATCCAAATTAGAATTTTAGGTGTTAATGTTGAAAGAAAAATTTGAAAAACCTGTACAAGTTGAAGACGGAGACACTTTTAAAGTAGTACTATCAAAATACGGCGCTATTGCATTGGAAAAACAAGAAAGCTTATCACAACTTATTGGTGAAACTCCAGGCGATTTAGATATTGAAAATGGAACTCTTTCATTTGGAGATATTACAGTTCCAATCCAGATTATTGGTTTTCATGACGCAGACGCAAAGCAATGGTCATGGGCATGGGACAATGAAGAAATATTCGGAAAAAATTTGATTAAATCAGCTGTTCAAATGAAAGCTATTGGTGATGAGTTCGATATTCCTGAATTCAATACTCCTGTGATTAATACGGATATAAGTGACTGCCACACATTATCAATGTGTACTATCGGTATTTTAAAGATGGATGCTTATTATGCGGTTTCCGAAGAAGGTTTAGATATTTTTGTTGCAATTGAATCCGATTTAATCAAAGAAGATAATTCCTTATTGAACTTCAGAAATACTTTTTACAATTTCCAAAAGAATTTCAAAATCTATCCTAAGATTGCATTTGAATCTTATACCAAACTTAAAGGATACGGATATAAGCCACATGATGAGTTTGCTGTAGCTAAAATCCGTGAAAGCCGTATAATTGTAGGATTCACTGAAAGAGGCAATGTAACTCGTATATTAATGTATGATGAAGAAGAATAGTGATATTATGGATTCTGATTTAGTTGAAGAAATTGAATATATGATTGAAGTATTGACTAAATCAGGATTTTTTAATGTCGATGAAATTGTAGAGATATTGGAAGATCAGTTCATTGAGGAAGATATTGATTTTTCTCAATTTGAGATTTCTTTAAATGATTTCGACAATGTCAATTTCAGTAAGCTTGAAAAGGTTTTTGATTCATTGGTTAAACGTGATATCGTAGCAATCCATAACTGCGGCTATGATATTGAAGAAGGTGTCAGTGATGCTTTTGAACTTCAAGTTCATCTTTTAAATAACAAGTTCGATCCTTCCGGCTTTTGTTTTTATACATTTGACGATGTTGAAGAAGCCATTTGGGAAAACAAATTAAAAATCACATTTGGTGACTTTGAAAATAACGAACAAAAGGCAGTAGATATTGGAGAGATTGTTGCTGAAAGTCTAAAATCTGAAGGATTTTCTATTCTTTGGGATGGGACTGTTAAAAATCAGATTGAAATAAATCCATTTAAATGGGATAAATCATTTAATGATGACAATGAATATGAAATGGAAGGAGCTTATGCTAATTTTATTAATGATAAGGTGTTAAAATGAATGTCAGATCACTAAAATTAATTCGTGAAGTAATGTTGAATTCAGCTAAATTAACTTCTGTCGAAATAGCTCAGGATTCTATATATCTTGAATTTAAAGATGTTGAGCTTGGAATTCCAAAAGAAAGTGAAGACTTTCCTTTAACAGTTCGATTTGCAGTTGATTCTTTCATAACTGCTTTCTATAATAATATCTGGGATATTGACTTTTTAGCTAAATACAATTTCAAAAAGCAGATATTAAGTGAGGAAGTTTTATATGATGTCGTTGAAGTAAAATTCATAGACTTCGAGTATCTCAATACCTTTTTCTATAACTATAAGAAGGAAAAAACAATTTCAGTTGTGGATGACTTTGATATTCACAATATCAGAAATGATTTTTTCATGTTGATTGAAACAAAAGAGATTGCTCTTGTTGTTGGTGGAAACCAGATGGACTTTTTCTCAAAATATGAAAGACTGGATGACGCTTCATTAAGGGAACTGTCAAATCAGTGGATGCTTGCCTTTTTGAAATATCACTTAAAAAGAAACATAATTAAAAATCCTTTATTCGAAAATCATCCTTTGATGTATACGAAAAAATAATTTTATCATATTTTTGTTTTTAAAAATAAAATAATTAATTTAATAGATATTATAATTGATTTAAATTACATATCTATTATAATTATTAACTCTTTTTTTTAATTTGATGGCATGAAATCAATGACCGGTTATTGTATTGAAGACATGTTGAATTCCTGAAATGAATCCGTTATAATTATTGTTGTGGATATTGCTCATGTCATCTTCAACACGATCATCAACTTCTTTGATGAATGTTGAATTGTTGTAGTCATGAGTTGTGAAATAATGTACCTGTATTGCATAGTTTGTATCTTCTTTAGCAAATACGTAGTTTACTCCAACATGGTTCCAAGTTGTGTTGGTATTTCTAGAAGGATTTGAGAAATATTGTTTGGAAACATGCACTCCGGATAATGTCTTATTATCGTTTTTAAGAACTTTATATCCTCCATCTTCCATGGCCCGGAATTTCGCCTCAGATATTGATGTAATATGGTCTTCCGGCCAATCGTCCCAAAGGTCCATAAACACATATCCATTAGTGATTGCATGCGGTGTTTTTGACTGGTTTGTTAAGTTCATTTCGTCCGTAGTATTCCATGCCTGTGGAACAACAGCAATACTATGACCGAATTCTACAGTTTTATCTGTTTGAAAGCTTAAAAAGCTATTTATTCCATTAATATTGGCTGCAATGAAGATTATAATGACTATAATGATTATAGTATGGAGTATATCTTTATTTCTCATTATTTTTTCCTCCTTTATGTACAGTTTTGGACCATTTTCTTTCTTTTCTGCTCATCATGGAGTACATTGTTAAGAAAAACAATGGAATTAAGTGGAAACAGTAAATATAATATTTCACAATGTCTTTAATAGCTTCAAAAAATCCTAATTTGTCTCTTGCAAGAGAAAATATTATCCCTGGGAAAAATGCAACAGCAGATAATATACCAACAATAAATGGAGCTTCCATTCTGATTAATGTAACGTTATGGAAAAAGAACCATGATATTGCATTAAGGATTGTGATGATGAAACCAAAGAATATAAGTAAATTAAAACTGTAAAATGAAATGTGTTCTATAACATTAAATTTTTTTGTTATGGAAATTTTTGACCTTAATATCTGTGGGAAGTAAACAAATAAAGTTTCGAAGTTTCCTATTGCCCATCTTGTTCTTTGTCTGAAAAATGCTTTCCAATCAGTTACCGCTTCCTGATAAACTGCACAGTCTCCACAGTAACTAATTTTTCCGCCATTGAGGATAATTTTAATAGCTAAATTCAAATCTTCAGTTACAGCAAATCCGTCCCATCTTCCTGAATCGATAATAGCTTGTTTTCTTACAAACTGGCCGTTACCTCCTAAAAATCCTGTATGGTCTAAATTATCTTTAGCGATTAAAGTGTTTGCGAATGTTGTAAATTCCACATGCTGCATACGAGCTAAAAAATTCTCATTTTTGTTAAACATTTTAACTCTTGTCTGAACACCTTCAATGTCATCGTGAATATATGGAATAACTTTTTTTAAATAATCTGGTTTAATCTGTGTATCTGCATCGAAAACTCCAATAATTTCTCCTCGGGATAATGTCAATGCATCATTTAAAACGAAACCTTTACCTTTTCCTGATCTAGGAGGGTGTCTTGTAACTATCTTAAGCTGAGGAAATTCACTTTTCAGTCCTGATAAGATTTCTCCGGTACTGTCAGTTGAACCGTCATTAACAACTATCAGCTCATATTGAGGTTCACCCTCTTCATTATGGTAATCAATTTGGCATACGCTTCTAATTGTATCTTCAATGGTAAACTCTTCGTTGTGAGCCGGAATAAAAATGCTTACAAAAGGATATTCTTTTAATGGTTCTGGTTTTTTCTGTTTTTTTAAACTGACAATTGAATTAATCAGCATAGCTCCAGTTGGGATTAAAAGAACCCATTGAAGCCAGGTAGCATTTCTTGATAAAACTGCAATAATGATTAATGAAATACAAAGAATTAAAAGTAGACTTGAATCTGATTTTTCTATTAAAAGTTCAGTACTTTTTTCTTGAAGTTTAGATTGAGCTTCCTTAACACTTTTCATGTTCTGTTCATGTTTTCTAAGGGCAACTGCCATTGCTCTTTGAAGTTCATCTTCATCAAGAGGCTTAATCAGATATCCAAATGGATTACTCATTAGCAATTTATCGATAGTTTCGTTAAACAAATCTCCGATAATGATTATAACTGGAATATTGTACAATTCCAAATCATCAGTCAATTCAATCAAGTCAATGCCTTCAATTTCTGAATCTAGAAATATCAGATTAACAGACAATTCCTCAACTTTTTTGAATATGTCTGATTTATCGGATGCTGAACCTACATAGTCATAATCGTAGTTATCTACATATTCCTCTACAGTAGATAACATTTCACTGTTCTGACTAATTGCAAAAATTCTTGGTTTGCCTTCAATTAATTCGTATTCAGTCATGTAAAATCATTATTCAGTAAATCCGCTAGCGTCATCAAGTTTTTTTTCTTCTAGTCTTGCACGATTTATTGTAATTTTGAGAGTTTTATCTAATTTTTGTATATCGTAAGGTTTTGAGACAAATCCGTATGATCCTTTTACATTAGATTTTTCGAAGGTGTCTGTATCTGTGTTTGCGGTTAAATATATAATTGGAATTCTTAATTCGGAAATAATTTCTGCTGCTTCAATCCCTTCCATATCTCCTTTTAACTTGATGTCCATTAAAACAACATCTGGAACAGTTTCTGCGGCGGTGTCAATAGCGTCTTGTCCAGTATCTACTGTATCTACAATTTCGTATCCTAATTCTTCTAAACTGTATTTTAAATCTAATGCTGTAATCGCTTCGTCTTCCACAATTAATATTCTTTCATTCATTTTAAACCACCCTCATAACATTAAAATTTCTATTGCTTATTTTATATATATTTTAAGTAATTTTTCACAAATTGCTTTTTTTCATTATCCTTCAATTGTGTGTTCCATATCTAATGGGAATGTTAATTTATATCCAGTTCCATTTTCATGCTGGTATAATTCTATATGTCCGTCTAACTGCTTTGTCAGATTTTTAATTATCTCACATCCTAAATTTTTAGAGATTTTTGACGGATCTTCTATTCCAACACCATTGTCTTTAAGAATCAATTCACCGGTTTGCGGGTCAATCTTACTTATTTTCTTGTAGATTACTTTATCAGGCACACTTTTATCAGGGAATGCATGTTTGATAGCATTCATGGTCAATTCATCAATAACTAACAATAAAGGCGTAATAACTTCTATGGTTAAGTTAA
The uncultured Methanobrevibacter sp. DNA segment above includes these coding regions:
- a CDS encoding LL-diaminopimelate aminotransferase encodes the protein MVVKINENYLKLKSSYLFVEVARREAEFREAHPDADVIKMGIGDVTKPLAPAVVEAFGKAVDEMGNADTFMGYGPEQGYEFLADAIIKNDYEPLGISLDTNEVFISDGAKCDTGNIQEIFGIDNKIAVTDPVYTVYVDTNVMAGRTGEMGEDGMYEGLTYLKCNAENNFVPELPAEPVDIIYLCYPNNPTGTTLTKDQLKVFVDYAIENKAIILFDAAYEIFIREDNVPHSIFEIEGAKEVAIEFRSFSKTAGFTGTRCGYTVVPKELKAYDSEGNAVDVNPLWNRRQTTKFNGASYPVQRAAEAVFSPEGKKQINDAIDYYMENAKIIRESLSDIGLDVYGGVSSPYVWVKTPNDMDSWDFFDILLNEANIVGTPGSGFGPSGEGYLRLTAFNTLENTKEAMDRISKLEF
- a CDS encoding DUF6882 domain-containing protein; translated protein: MKEKFEKPVQVEDGDTFKVVLSKYGAIALEKQESLSQLIGETPGDLDIENGTLSFGDITVPIQIIGFHDADAKQWSWAWDNEEIFGKNLIKSAVQMKAIGDEFDIPEFNTPVINTDISDCHTLSMCTIGILKMDAYYAVSEEGLDIFVAIESDLIKEDNSLLNFRNTFYNFQKNFKIYPKIAFESYTKLKGYGYKPHDEFAVAKIRESRIIVGFTERGNVTRILMYDEEE
- a CDS encoding DUF6891 domain-containing protein → MDSDLVEEIEYMIEVLTKSGFFNVDEIVEILEDQFIEEDIDFSQFEISLNDFDNVNFSKLEKVFDSLVKRDIVAIHNCGYDIEEGVSDAFELQVHLLNNKFDPSGFCFYTFDDVEEAIWENKLKITFGDFENNEQKAVDIGEIVAESLKSEGFSILWDGTVKNQIEINPFKWDKSFNDDNEYEMEGAYANFINDKVLK
- a CDS encoding glycosyltransferase; the protein is MTEYELIEGKPRIFAISQNSEMLSTVEEYVDNYDYDYVGSASDKSDIFKKVEELSVNLIFLDSEIEGIDLIELTDDLELYNIPVIIIIGDLFNETIDKLLMSNPFGYLIKPLDEDELQRAMAVALRKHEQNMKSVKEAQSKLQEKSTELLIEKSDSSLLLILCISLIIIAVLSRNATWLQWVLLIPTGAMLINSIVSLKKQKKPEPLKEYPFVSIFIPAHNEEFTIEDTIRSVCQIDYHNEEGEPQYELIVVNDGSTDSTGEILSGLKSEFPQLKIVTRHPPRSGKGKGFVLNDALTLSRGEIIGVFDADTQIKPDYLKKVIPYIHDDIEGVQTRVKMFNKNENFLARMQHVEFTTFANTLIAKDNLDHTGFLGGNGQFVRKQAIIDSGRWDGFAVTEDLNLAIKIILNGGKISYCGDCAVYQEAVTDWKAFFRQRTRWAIGNFETLFVYFPQILRSKISITKKFNVIEHISFYSFNLLIFFGFIITILNAISWFFFHNVTLIRMEAPFIVGILSAVAFFPGIIFSLARDKLGFFEAIKDIVKYYIYCFHLIPLFFLTMYSMMSRKERKWSKTVHKGGKNNEK
- a CDS encoding response regulator, whose protein sequence is MEDEAITALDLKYSLEELGYEIVDTVDTGQDAIDTAAETVPDVVLMDIKLKGDMEGIEAAEIISELRIPIIYLTANTDTDTFEKSNVKGSYGFVSKPYDIQKLDKTLKITINRARLEEKKLDDASGFTE